One Aphidius gifuensis isolate YNYX2018 linkage group LG3, ASM1490517v1, whole genome shotgun sequence DNA window includes the following coding sequences:
- the LOC122851014 gene encoding uncharacterized protein LOC122851014, with the protein MKNKIKKFFHQHGYDGFLREPNYFDSCQLIEWEKEIYSQIEDLKLPILLKQELLCAIRPVGENLFGWLVDVSWKLIRIDSAKPSFDDYYDNICWHDNIGDIDPVESYKLMYDNIIHDEELDVEYMLKEAMNYCLEYHISQLMTIEVVTNFEARRLYSTNVMETLFIEESLNYWAHRFIDESSLSDIFKYGPSKIQTIYLLAKKTLNIFAVKYYCAQINNSIIDFDYIQSYFYDLIKYLSAKRYEYCSFRQEQKELRKKKINFGYFLINSLPNEDKQQILSSYREKEIINLHKIWRYYNLVSFDNIYSNEGMNGYEKKLC; encoded by the coding sequence atgaaaaataaaataaaaaaattttttcatcaacatggTTACGATGGATTTTTAAGAGAACCAAATTACTTTGATTCATGTCAACTAATTGAATGGGAAAAAGAGATATATAGTCaaattgaagatttaaaattgccaattttattgaaacaagAATTACTATGTGCAATAAGACCAGttggagaaaatttatttggttgGTTAGTTGATGTTTCATGGAAATTAATTAGAATTGATTCTGCCAAGCCATCATTTGATGACTATTATGATAACATTTGCTGGCATGATAATATTGGTGACATTGATCCAGTTGAATCATACAAATTAATGTATGACAATATAATTCATGATGAAGAATTAGATGTTGAATATATGTTGAAAGAAGCTATGAATTATTGTTTGGAATATCATATCAGTCAACTTATGACAATCGAAGTTGTCACCAATTTTGAAGCAAGAAGATTATACTCAACAAATGTTATGGAAACTTTATTCATTGAAGAATCTTTGAACTATTGGGCTCATCgttttattgatgaatcatctttaagtgacatttttaaatatggtcCATCCAAAATACAGACAATTTATCTATTagcaaaaaaaactttaaatatttttgcagtaaaatattattgtgcaCAAATTAACAACTCAATAATAGATTTTGATTATattcaatcatatttttatgatttaattaaGTATCTATCTGCTAAACGATATGAATATTGTTCATTTAGACAAGAACAAAAAGaattaagaaagaaaaaaattaattttggctattttttaatcaattctCTACCAAATGAAgataaacaacaaatattatctTCTTATCGTGAAAAagagattattaatttacataaaatatggCGTTATTATAATCTAGTTTCatttgacaatatttattcaaacgaAGGAATGAATGGTTACGAGAAAAAActctgttaa